One genomic window of Candidatus Methylomirabilota bacterium includes the following:
- a CDS encoding redoxin domain-containing protein: MLSLILAGPATALEVGQRAPDFTLAAPGGKLVTLADLLAKGPVILYTFLDAANKTCIDEIGGFQKHLAQFEAAGVQIVGVSSDHVANLDAFIRANKITHLLLSDYRRRMLPAYGALVTDDRSLIAQEGKRSYFIIDRQGIIRYLKTEDNALERLKPEELLRAFKESGA; the protein is encoded by the coding sequence ATGCTCAGCCTCATCCTCGCCGGCCCCGCGACCGCCCTCGAAGTTGGCCAGCGCGCGCCGGACTTCACGCTCGCCGCACCGGGCGGCAAGCTGGTGACGCTGGCCGATCTCCTCGCCAAGGGGCCGGTCATCCTCTACACCTTTCTCGATGCGGCCAACAAGACCTGTATCGACGAGATCGGGGGCTTTCAGAAACACCTCGCCCAGTTCGAGGCGGCCGGTGTTCAAATCGTGGGCGTCAGCTCCGATCACGTGGCGAACCTCGACGCCTTCATCCGGGCCAACAAGATCACGCACCTGCTCCTATCGGACTATCGCCGTCGGATGCTGCCGGCCTACGGGGCCCTGGTGACCGACGACAGGAGCCTCATCGCCCAGGAAGGCAAGCGCTCGTACTTCATCATCGACCGCCAAGGGATCATTCGCTACCTCAAGACCGAAGACAATGCCCTCGAGCGGCTCAAACCCGAGGAGTTGCTGCGGGCCTTCAAGGAGTCCGGCGCATGA